Proteins from one Embleya scabrispora genomic window:
- a CDS encoding type II toxin-antitoxin system RelE family toxin — protein sequence MSYTIEYHPKAELVRRSLPRAALTALDTLERQLQRDPWGAGTRMSGGLKDTLEAPFGRYGFATYVVQDARVLVSVIHLSWAG from the coding sequence GTGAGCTACACGATCGAGTACCACCCGAAAGCCGAGCTGGTCAGGCGGAGCCTCCCGCGCGCCGCCCTCACCGCCCTCGACACCCTGGAGCGGCAGCTACAGCGCGACCCATGGGGCGCCGGGACCCGCATGTCCGGCGGGCTGAAAGACACGTTGGAGGCGCCGTTCGGCCGCTACGGCTTCGCCACCTACGTCGTGCAGGACGCGCGCGTGCTGGTCAGCGTCATCCACCTCTCCTGGGCCGGCTGA
- a CDS encoding SpoIIE family protein phosphatase, which produces MTTPTIAIATREGTSGPIADAATAYTSTTTDRTAVALVDGMGHDPDIVRLAPMLAETAARVGAVRGGLAGLLSAGLLLHDPGPDAVAVLAVTHQGGGAEIVWAGDSRAYHWDGTELQLLTTDHNLAAYLSRAAREAGDVPVSALADFVGISLGTAVPATVPYVSVPAGGLLILTTDGVHDQVEPAAIEALVRKYAVDPQALADALVAAAEPDIDGYRDDATAMVIRAAAG; this is translated from the coding sequence GTGACCACACCCACCATCGCCATCGCCACCCGCGAGGGAACCAGCGGCCCGATCGCCGACGCCGCCACCGCCTACACGTCCACCACCACCGACCGCACCGCCGTCGCCCTCGTCGACGGCATGGGCCACGACCCGGACATCGTCCGCCTCGCCCCCATGCTCGCCGAGACCGCCGCCCGCGTCGGCGCGGTACGCGGAGGCCTCGCCGGGCTGCTGTCGGCCGGACTGCTACTGCACGACCCCGGACCGGACGCGGTCGCCGTCCTCGCCGTGACCCATCAAGGCGGCGGCGCCGAGATCGTCTGGGCCGGCGACAGCCGCGCCTACCACTGGGACGGCACCGAGCTGCAGCTGCTGACGACCGACCACAACCTCGCGGCGTACCTGTCGCGAGCGGCCCGGGAAGCGGGTGACGTACCCGTCTCCGCCCTGGCCGATTTCGTCGGCATCTCCTTGGGGACCGCGGTGCCGGCGACCGTGCCCTACGTCTCGGTACCCGCCGGCGGCCTGCTGATCCTCACCACCGACGGAGTCCACGACCAAGTCGAGCCCGCCGCAATCGAGGCCCTGGTCCGCAAATATGCCGTCGACCCGCAGGCCCTGGCGGATGCGCTCGTGGCCGCCGCCGAGCCGGACATCGACGGCTATCGCGACGACGCCACCGCGATGGTGATCCGCGCGGCAGCCGGGTGA
- a CDS encoding DUF6247 family protein, producing MNEQTPDPRDPDVTIHTGGALWPTPGEIRAGLPDDARAEFEQDYAHALQVAADLGDLAQLAHVLEPWQRRLIHHRAGDYDDILDRARAVRAGEDVGAIPLARLQDADR from the coding sequence ATGAACGAGCAGACCCCAGACCCCCGCGACCCCGACGTCACCATCCACACCGGCGGCGCCCTCTGGCCAACCCCCGGCGAGATCCGCGCAGGCCTCCCCGACGACGCCCGCGCCGAGTTCGAACAGGACTACGCGCACGCCCTCCAGGTCGCGGCCGACCTCGGCGACCTCGCCCAACTCGCCCACGTCCTCGAACCCTGGCAGCGGCGCCTGATCCACCACCGAGCCGGCGACTACGACGACATCCTCGACCGCGCCCGAGCAGTCCGGGCAGGCGAGGACGTCGGGGCGATCCCCCTCGCCCGACTCCAGGACGCCGACCGGTGA
- a CDS encoding glycoside hydrolase domain-containing protein → MPTGIDFSFSRVPPATARAAGHTFAISYLTDLDTPHRAKAWTLPEITAYRAAGLGVVAVWQGGGPDRTTAWRGGYDRGRRDARLAAQQAGALGRPEGDQGRPVYFAVDYDVSSSDLAAVAEYFRGVRSVFDPANVGVYGGRRVIEWAMSSGAAAWWWQTGAWSGTYRVPGIHLWQRVPSTRLGSYDIDIDDAHQPDYGQWFDPPGGVMAWCPFAQRMELQPESDNQVAIKPTQFILHSIAAPWTPKRIYEYWHDSTNLESHFGLGFDGSLAQFIGTLTRADASAQANVRAISLESASNLEHTDPWTDAQVAVIIRLGVWLCQTHGIPAHRPPTWDAPGIGYHRMFRQWSTDGTACPGDARVEQFDEVILPGIQRVLAGGPVPPVPSNSSGGFMATPVETWSYANPNDGPDAWQRLKDSSPEGVWNYKFGETDDGAPSAADYLRGIHGDVVALSEAMSEALAALTAKVDALAVPAKEAGK, encoded by the coding sequence ATGCCGACCGGCATCGATTTCAGCTTCAGCCGCGTCCCGCCCGCCACGGCCCGCGCGGCTGGCCACACCTTCGCCATCAGCTACCTGACCGACCTGGACACCCCCCACCGGGCCAAGGCGTGGACCTTGCCCGAGATCACCGCCTACCGCGCTGCGGGTCTGGGTGTGGTGGCGGTGTGGCAGGGCGGCGGCCCGGACCGAACGACCGCATGGCGCGGCGGCTACGACCGCGGCCGCCGTGATGCCCGGCTCGCGGCCCAGCAGGCGGGCGCGCTCGGGCGGCCGGAGGGCGACCAGGGGCGGCCGGTCTATTTCGCGGTCGACTACGACGTCTCGTCGTCCGATCTGGCGGCTGTCGCCGAGTACTTCCGGGGCGTCCGGTCGGTGTTCGACCCGGCGAACGTAGGCGTCTACGGCGGCCGTCGCGTCATCGAGTGGGCGATGTCCTCGGGCGCCGCAGCCTGGTGGTGGCAGACGGGCGCCTGGTCCGGGACCTACCGGGTGCCCGGCATTCACCTGTGGCAGCGCGTCCCGAGTACGCGTCTCGGGTCCTACGACATCGACATCGACGACGCCCACCAGCCGGATTACGGCCAGTGGTTCGACCCGCCTGGAGGAGTTATGGCCTGGTGCCCGTTTGCGCAGCGCATGGAGCTGCAACCCGAGTCCGACAATCAGGTGGCGATCAAGCCGACGCAGTTCATCCTGCACTCGATCGCGGCGCCGTGGACACCGAAGCGGATCTACGAATACTGGCACGACTCGACGAACTTGGAGTCGCACTTCGGCTTGGGGTTCGACGGTTCGCTCGCCCAGTTCATCGGGACGCTGACCCGCGCGGACGCCAGCGCGCAGGCCAACGTGCGAGCGATCAGCCTGGAGAGCGCGTCGAACCTGGAGCACACGGATCCGTGGACGGACGCCCAGGTCGCGGTGATCATCCGCCTGGGTGTGTGGCTGTGCCAGACCCACGGGATCCCCGCCCACCGGCCGCCGACGTGGGACGCGCCGGGGATCGGCTATCACCGCATGTTCCGGCAGTGGTCGACGGACGGCACCGCGTGCCCGGGTGACGCCCGGGTGGAGCAGTTCGACGAGGTCATCCTGCCCGGCATCCAACGCGTTCTCGCGGGCGGCCCCGTGCCTCCCGTTCCCAGCAACTCCTCTGGAGGATTCATGGCTACCCCTGTCGAGACCTGGTCCTACGCCAACCCGAACGACGGCCCGGATGCGTGGCAGCGGCTGAAGGACTCGTCGCCGGAGGGCGTGTGGAACTACAAGTTCGGCGAGACCGACGATGGCGCCCCGTCGGCGGCGGACTATCTGCGCGGGATCCACGGTGACGTGGTGGCGCTGTCCGAGGCGATGTCCGAGGCGCTCGCGGCGCTGACCGCCAAGGTCGACGCGCTGGCCGTACCGGCGAAGGAGGCGGGCAAGTGA